A genomic segment from Cricetulus griseus strain 17A/GY chromosome 8, alternate assembly CriGri-PICRH-1.0, whole genome shotgun sequence encodes:
- the Cdkn1b gene encoding cyclin-dependent kinase inhibitor 1B (The RefSeq protein has 2 substitutions compared to this genomic sequence) has protein sequence MSNVRVSNGSPSLERMDARQAEHPKPSACRNLFGPVNHEELTRDLEKHCRDMEEASQRKWNFDFQNHNPLEGRYQWQEVDKGSLPEFYYRPPRPPKGACKVPAQESQDVSGSRQAVPSIGSQAYSEDRHLVEQMPDPTDSPAGLAEQCPGMRKRPAADDSSSQNKRANRTEENVSDGSLNAGSVEQTPKKPGLRRHQT, from the exons ATGTCAAACGTACGAGTATCTAACGGGAGCCCGAGCCTGGAGAGGATGGACGCCAGACAAGCGGAGCACCCCAAGCCCTCCGCCTGCAGAAACCTCTTCGGCCCGGTCAATCACGAAGAGCTCACCCGGGACTTGGAGAAGCACTGCCGAGATATGGAAGAAGCGAGTCAGCGCAAGTGGAATTTCGACTTTCAGAATCACAAGCCCCTGGAAGGCAGATACCAGTGGCAGGAGGTGGACAAGGGCAGCTTGCCGGAGTTCTACTACAGACCCCCGCGCCCCCCCAAGGGCGCCTGCAAGGTGCCGGCGCAGGAGAGCCAGGATGTCAGCGGGAGCCGCCAGGCGGTGCCTTCAATTGGGTCCCAGGCAAACTCTGAGGACCGGCATTTGGTGGAGCAAATGCCTGATCCGACGGACAGTCCAGCGGGGTTAGCGGAGCAGTGCCCAGGGATGAGGAAGCGACCTGCTGCAGACG ATTCTTCTTCGCAAAACAAAAGGGCcaacagaacagaagaaaatgtttcaGACGGTTCCCTGAACGCTGGCTCTGTGGAGCAGACGCCCAAGAAGCCCGGCCTCCGAAGACACCAGACGTAA